A section of the Pan paniscus chromosome 11, NHGRI_mPanPan1-v2.0_pri, whole genome shotgun sequence genome encodes:
- the LOC129393085 gene encoding spermatogenesis-associated protein 31D1-like — MENILCFLNSYTETGLSPNSHCLDIDPNFICLSGLGLFILYLFYVVLTLYSSPTEKNNDIQKHQGRARRRRKVGTFKDWKSFQREEEEERKLLSLLKSFGPPVSCSPLGQHHDTNHFRRLLCPDPVCRVCNRATADIQQLLSWESLKDAAPSVSPLASSASATESSFALASTPSATPPEDLILSPRPKPSPPPPLILSPDLITTVADLFSPSPLRDPLPPQPVSPLDSKFAIDHSPPQQLPFPLLPPHHIERVEPSLQPEASLSLNTIFSFGSTLCQDISRAMNPIDSCARHHGPPIPSALPLEDCTVTQSKSSLTILKTFPEMLSLGGSGGSSTSAPTIKGIDHSHPASSEFSWWQPHAKDSFSSNFVPSDFMEELLTLHSSEAFLGGHSVANLIEPVNISFLSHDILALLERQVKKRGDFLMWKENGKKAGSFPKQLRPNYQLNSSRNMLTSIAVKHDLAESFPFWASKGKLEWQHIHQQPPYSKCFEDHLEQKYVQLFWGLPSLHSESLHPTVLVQRGHSSMFVFFNGITNTSISHESPVLPPSQPLSLPSTQPLPLPQTLPRGQSPHLTQVKSQAQPQSPFPVRLPSPLFLIRICGVCFHRPQNEARSLLPSEINHLEWNVLQKVQESVWGLPSVVQKSQEDFCPPAPNPELVRKSFKVHVPISIIPGDFPLSSEVRKKLEQHIRKRLIQRRWDLLRRIHQSLSLQRPQSKISELSVSESIHGPLNISLVEGQRCNVLKKSASSFPGSFHERSSNMLSMENVGNYQGYSQETAPKDHPLHDPETSSDENLRSNSERDLETHMMHLSGNDSGVRLGQKQLENALTVHLSKKFEEINEGRMPGTVHSSWHSVKQTMSLPEKSQSQIKHRNLVTLVSEDHCVDTSQEISFLSSKKQKMLEAHIKTFRMRMLWGLPLKVLESIEIFKSKADLSTSFSHFDLPSSATFISRGDSKDGVSKSRRRSTFQGEKLGTTSSVPILDRPHPVSSPVGQEGQGTLRRQFSDTDHDLIETDSKDGASTSLRRGTTDFQSEKLESTSSFPILGHSYLVTSPVNQEKQGTLRREFSDTDNDLTESVRTTEDGRQTFLPPPHSIVDEVSQKQTVLASRCSAELPIMQAGAGCESWDKRKSSFHNVDRLQGSRKTFPVTSALQSQTRNNLTTSKSGSCSLTNVKASTSNETEIFPPRISVPQDPKSSYLKNQMLSQLKLVQRKHSQPQSHFTDMSFALDNLSSKDLLTNSQGISSGDMGTSQVVHVHLEDRGIRVAQKQEPRVPTCVLQKCQVKNFPPAVNRVSPVRPKGGELDGGDAGLGTSQRRRKKLPVHNKTSGEVLGSKSSPTLKTQPPPENLSRKWMKTFLQWFNKPSISYEEQESSWEKGSSLLSCVQNIGRVTRAAFTGTTEAQKIRKDTREFLEEKLGHRHGIDITCPREPLSFPVGLGKAQHNPAVHVRAESVQGYACNYRAPSCKVTRTKSCSQQAIFVGQNYPTRIRQIIDKDRQPQKVEAFKGKILCQSHPQSTPHRKPVPHPNPTCRRQVSLVCPAVPTSAKSPVFSDVPFLTGQKMLPKHFQGGKFPPTK, encoded by the exons ATGGAGAATATCCTCTGTTTTCTGAACAGCTATACTGAGACAGGGCTGAGCCCTAACTCACATTGCTTGGATATCGACCCCAACTTCATCTGCTTGAGTGGGTTGGGGTTGTTTATACTGTACTTGTTCTACGTCGTATTGACCCTGTATTCGTCACCCACCGAAAAAAATAATGACATCCAAAAG CATCAGGGCAGAgccaggaggagaaggaaagttGGGACATTCAAAG ACTGGAAAAGTttccagagagaagaggaagaggaacgGAAGCTGCTTTCTCTTCTGAAAAG CTTTGGACCTCCTGTTTCCTGCAGTCCTCTGGGCCAGCATCATGATACCAACCACTTTCGTCGACTGTTATGTCCAGACCCCGTCTGTCGGGTGTGTAACAGAGCAACTGCTGATATCCAGCAACTGCTGTCTTGGGAGTCCCTGAAAGATGCTGCTCCCTCTGTGTCTCCTTTGGCTTCTTCAGCTTCTGCGACTGAGTCATCATTCGCTCTGGCTTCCACCCCCTCAGCAACCCCTCCAGAAGACCTAATACTGTCCCCTCGGCCTAAGCCCTCTCCACCGCCCCCCTTAATTCTCTCACCTGACCTGATCACCACCGTAGCTGACTTATTTTCACCCTCACCACTGAGGGACCCTCTGCCACCACAGCCTGTTTCTCCCTTGGATTCCAAGTTTGCCATAGACCATTCCCCACCCCAAcagcttccctttccccttctcccaCCACATCACATTGAGAGAGTGgagcccagcctccagcctgaGGCCAGTTTGTCTCTGAACACCATCTTTTCATTTGGCTCCACCCTATGCCAAGATATTTCGCGGGCCATGAATCCCATTGATTCTTGTGCTCGTCATCACGGACCACCAATCCCATCTGCTTTACCACTGGAAGATTGCACTGTGACTCAGTCTAAATCAAGTCTCACCATCTTGAAGACTTTTCCGGAAATGTTATCTCTAGGTGGCTCTGGTGGGTCATCCACCTCTGCCCCAACAATCAAAGGCATTGACCATTCACACCCTGCATCTTCAGAATTCTCCTGGTGGCAGCCTCATGCCAAGGACTCTTTTTCCTCCAATTTTGTGCCATCTGATTTCATGGAGGAGCTTCTTACCCTTCATTCTTCTGAGGCCTTTTTAGGAGGGCACTCTGTGGCCAACCTCATAGAGCCTGTTAACATCTCATTTCTCAGCCATGACATTCTGGCACTCCTGGAGAGACAAGTCAAAAAAAGGGGTGATTTCCTGAtgtggaaagaaaatggaaagaaagcagGATCATTCCCAAAACAACTTAGGCCAAACTACCAACTAAATTCCTCACGGAATATGTTAACCTCAATTGCTGTTAAGCATGACTTGGCAGAATCCTTTCCTTTTTGGGCCAGTAAAGGCAAACTAGAATGGCAGCACATCCATCAGCAGCCTCCATACTCTAAGTGCTTTGAAGACCATTTAGAGCAAAAATATGTCCAGCTCTTCTGGGGTCTCCCATCTTTGCACAGCGAGTCTCTGCATCCTACTGTTCTTGTCCAACGTGGCCATTCCTCCATGTTTGTATTCTTCAATGGCATTACAAATACATCTATATCCCATGAATCCCCAGTACTTCCCCCTTCCCAACCTCTGTCCTTGCCTAGTACCCAACCACTACCCTTGCCTCAAACCCTGCCCCGAGGTCAGTCCCCACATCTCACTCAGGTGAAGTCCCAGGCTCAACCTCAATCTCCATTCCCAGTCCGACTACCTAGTCCTCTATTCCTGATTAGGATCTGTGGAGTGTGTTTTCATAGACCCCAGAACGAGGCACGGTCTCTTTTGCCATCTGAAATTAACCATCTGGAGTGGAACGTGTTGCAGAAAGTGCAGGAAAGTGTGTGGGGTTTACCCTCTGTGGTTCAAAAATCCCAGGAAGACTTTTGTCCTCCAGCTCCCAATCCTGAATTGGTCAGAAAGTCCTTCAAGGTCCATGTTCCGATCTCCATCATTCCTGGAGATTTTCCACTCAGCTCTGAGGTAAGGAAGAAACTAGAGCAACACATTCGAAAGAGGCTCATCCAGCGCAGATGGGACCTGCTCCGGAGAATCCATCAGTCTCTGTCATTGCAACGTCCTCAGAGCAAAATTTCAGAGCTATCTGTGTCAGAGAGCATTCATGGACCGTTAAATATCTCTTTGGTTGAGGGTCAGAGGTGCAATGTTCTAAAGAAGTCCGCATCAAGCTTCCCTGGAAGCTTCCACGAGAGGAGCTCAAATATGCTTTCCATGGAGAATGTGGGGAATTATCAGGGATACAGCCAGGAGACTGCCCCAAAAGATCACCCGTTGCATGATCCGGAGACATCTTCAGACGAGAATCTGAGGTCTAACTCTGAGAGAGACCTAGAAACTCATATGATGCATCTGTCAGGGAATGACTCAGGGGTGAGACTAGGTCAGAAACAACTTGAAAATGCCCTGACAGTACATTTGAGCAAGAAATTTGAGGAAATCAATGAGGGTCGAATGCCTGGGACTGTGCATAGTTCATGGCACTCAGTCAAGCAGACAATGTCTCTTCCTGAGAAATCCCAAAGCCAAATTAAACATCGAAATCTGGTAACATTGGTGAGTGAGGACCACTGCGTTGATACTTCCCAGGAGATTTCCTTCCTTAGTTCCAAGAAACAAAAGATGTTGGAAGCCCATATTAAAACTTTCCGTATGAGGATGCTGTGGGGCCTTCCCCTCAAGGTCCTTGAATCCATAGAAATCTTCAAATCGAAAGCGGACCTTTCTACTTCCTTTTCCCATTTCGACCTTCCCTCCTCAGCCACCTTCATCTCTCGGGGAGATTCCAAAGATGGGGTCTCTAAGTCCCGTAGACGAAGCACTTTTCAAGGAGAAAAGTTGGGAACAACAAGCTCAGTCCCCATCCTTGATCGTCCTCACCCTGTCTCCTCACCTGTCGGCCAAGAAGGGCAGGGGACCCTGAGAAGACAATTTTCTGATACGGACCATGACCTTATAGAGACAGATTCCAAAGATGGGGCCTCCACATCCCTTAGAAGAGGTACTACAGATTTTCAAAGCGAAAAATTAGAATCAACAAGCTCATTCCCCATCCTCGGTCATTCTTACCTTGTCACTTCACCTGTCAACCAAGAAAAGCAGGGGACCCTGAGAAGAGAATTCTCTGATACTGACAATGATCTTACAGAAAGTGTCCGGACAACGGAGGATGGCAGACAGACTTTTCTGCCCCCGCCACACAGCATCGTAGACGAAGTCAGTCAGAAACAGACTGTACTGGCCAGTAGATGCAGCGCAGAGCTGCCCATAATGCAAGCTGGAGCTGGCTGTGAGTCATGGGATAAGAGAAAGAGTTCCTTTCATAATGTAGACAGGCTTCAGGGCAGTAGAAAGACCTTTCCTGTCACCAGTGCTCTTCAATCACAAACTAGGAACAACTTGACAACCAGCAAGTCGGGAAGCTGCTCACTGACAAATGTGAAAGCAAGCACTTCCAATGAAACTGAAATTTTCCCACCAAGAATATCAGTTCCTCAAGATCCTAAATCATCATACCTTAAAAATCAGATGTTGAGCCAGTTAAAGTTGGTCCAGAGGAAGCATAGCCAACCTCAGAGCCATTTCACTGACATGTCTTTTGCCTTAGATAACTTGAGTTCCAAGGACTTACTGACTAATTCCCAGGGCATCTCGAGTGGGGACATGGGAACTTCCCAGGTGGTGCATGTCCACTTGGAGGACAGAGGAATCCGTGTGGCACAGAAGCAGGAGCCCAGGGTCCCTACCTGTGTCTTACAGAAGTGTCAAGTTAAGAATTTCCCACCAGCTGTAAACAGAGTGAGTCCTGTGAGACCCAAAGGAGGAGAGCTTGATGGAGGGGATGCAGGGCTGGGGACATCCCAACGCAGGAGAAAGAAACTCCCTGTTCATAACAAGACATCAGGGGAGGTGCTTGGGAGCAAATCTTCCCCAACCTTGAAAACACAGCCTCCTCCTGAAAACCTTTCCAGAAAATGGATGAAGACCTTTTTGCAGTGGTTTAATAAACCCAGCATATCATATGAAGAACAAGAAAGTTCCTGGGAAAAGGGTAGCTCCCTGTTATCATGTGTGCAGAATATTGGTCGAGTTACAAGAGCTGCCTTTACTGGGACTACTGAAGCTCAGAAAATTAGGAAAGACACTAGGGAGTTCCTAGAAGAGAAGCTGGGGCATAGGCATGGGATAGATATCACCTGTCCCCGAGAGCCCCTTTCCTTCCCAGTGGGGCTTGGGAAAGCTCAGCACAACCCAGCAGTGCATGTCAGAGCAGAGTCTGTCCAGGGCTATGCCTGCAACTACAGGGCTCCCTCCTGCAAAGTGACACGTACCAAATCTTGCAGCCAACAAGCTATCTTTGTTGGCCAGAATTATCCTACAAGGATTAGACAGATCATAGACAAGGACAGACAGCCCCAGAAAGTTGAGGCATTTAAGGGGAAGATATTGTGTCAAAGCCATCCCCAATCCACGCCCCACAGGAAGCCTGTGCCACATCCAAACCCCACTTGCCGGCGTCAGGTCAGCCTGGTGTGTCCAGCCGTCCCAACCAGTGCTAAAAGCCCTGTGTTTAGTGATGTGCCTTTCCTAACTGGGCAGAAAATGCTTCCAAAGCATTTCCAGGGAGGAAAATTTCCCCCCACAAAATAA